The genomic interval GTTGATGCGGGTTGGATTGATAATTCAAGCAAATTCTACGGATTAATGAGTGTTCCATTCTGGCAGCATTTATTAATAGGAAGTATTTTATTTGGTGCCGTTTATATGGCTACAGACCCAGTTACAGGATCTCAAACAAATAAAGGGAAATGGATATACGGATTTTTAATAGGATTTATCTCTATCATGATACGTGTATTTAATCCAGCATATCCAGAAGGAGTATTCTTAGCAATTTTATTAATGAACGTTTTTGCACCTACTATTGATCACTATGTAGTTCAAGGTAATGTGAAGAAAAGAATGAAACGTCTTAAACTTAAAACAGCATAACCATGGCAAAGACAGACGGAAACGGATATACAATTCTCTTTGCTACGATTATGGTAATCGTAGTAGGAGGTGTGCTTGCAGGACTAGCTACTGGTCTTAAGCCAGCTATTAAAGAAAATGAACGCTTTGAAAAGCAGCAGAATATTCTGTATGCAATGGGTGTGAATGAAAACGTAGAGGGTGAAGGGAGTGTAAACTTTATTCCTACTGATAGAGTAGAGGCAGAATATGACAAGTATATAAAGGAAGCTTACATAATTCAAAATGGTAATATTACTCAGAGTGACGAGGCTTTTACTGTAGATATGAAAAAGCAAAGTAAACTTCCTAAGAACGAACGCAAAATGCCTTTGTTTGTAGGTGAAAAAGACGGTCAGAAATACTACGTAGTTCCTATGTATGGAAAGGGGCTATGGGATGCGATCTGGGGTTACGTTGCATTAAATGATGAGCTAATTGTGCAAGGTGTTTATTTTGATCATAAAGGAGAAACCCCTGGACTTGGCGCAAATATTAAAGAGCGTTATTTTATGGATGATTTCACTGGAGAACGCATCATGCAGAAAACGCAATACAGCGGTATTACTGTTGCAAAAGGGAATAATGACCCAAAAAATGAGCGTAAAGATGACAATAAAGTAGATGCCCTTGCGGGTGCTACAATTACTGGAGATGGAGTAAGTGCAATGATTAAAACCACTCTAGGTAATTACGTTCCATTTATTAAAGATTTTAAAACTAAAGCATAATGGCGATACTATCTAAAAAAGACCAGCGTCTCATTCTTGATCCGCTAGCAGACGACAACCCAATTACAATTCAAGTATTAGGTATCTGCTCTGCACTTGCGATTACTGCACAGCTTAAAGCATCCATCGTGATGGCTGTTTCAGTATTATTTGTACTAGGTGTAGGAAATGTTGTGATCTCGCTTATGCGTAACATCATTCCATCTAAAATTAGAATCATTGTGCAACTTATCGTGGTTGCAACGCTAGTAATTGTTGTAGATCAAACGCTCAAAGCATTTGCTTACGAGCTTAGTAAAGAACTTTCAGTTTTTGTAGGTCTAATTATTACAAACTGTATCATTATGGGTCGTTTTGAAGCGTTTGCTTTAGGTAATGGGCCATACAGATCATTTTTAGACGGTATTGGTAATGCATTAGGATATGGTGTGATACTTATTGCTGTAGGTTTCTTTAGAGAACTTTTAGGTTCAGGAACCCTACTAG from Dokdonia sp. Hel_I_53 carries:
- a CDS encoding Na(+)-translocating NADH-quinone reductase subunit C → MAKTDGNGYTILFATIMVIVVGGVLAGLATGLKPAIKENERFEKQQNILYAMGVNENVEGEGSVNFIPTDRVEAEYDKYIKEAYIIQNGNITQSDEAFTVDMKKQSKLPKNERKMPLFVGEKDGQKYYVVPMYGKGLWDAIWGYVALNDELIVQGVYFDHKGETPGLGANIKERYFMDDFTGERIMQKTQYSGITVAKGNNDPKNERKDDNKVDALAGATITGDGVSAMIKTTLGNYVPFIKDFKTKA
- a CDS encoding NADH:ubiquinone reductase (Na(+)-transporting) subunit D, whose protein sequence is MAILSKKDQRLILDPLADDNPITIQVLGICSALAITAQLKASIVMAVSVLFVLGVGNVVISLMRNIIPSKIRIIVQLIVVATLVIVVDQTLKAFAYELSKELSVFVGLIITNCIIMGRFEAFALGNGPYRSFLDGIGNALGYGVILIAVGFFRELLGSGTLLGFKVLGDPIEKTGLYAFGYENNGFMLLSPMALIVVGLIIWVQRSKNPALVEEN